Proteins from one Telopea speciosissima isolate NSW1024214 ecotype Mountain lineage chromosome 1, Tspe_v1, whole genome shotgun sequence genomic window:
- the LOC122644792 gene encoding 50S ribosomal protein L24, chloroplastic, whose amino-acid sequence MAAMAAFQSSMASLSLSPSSFLGQRFPPSLYAVPVMSVKKPCLIVMKLKRWERKECKPNSLPVLHKMHVKVGDTVKIIAGRDKGKTGEITGIFRHNSTVIVKEINLKTKHVKSRQEGETGQIIKIEAPIHSSNVMLYSKEQNVASRVGHKILEGGTRVRYLLKTGEIIDSAENWKRSTKISEEAEKVAS is encoded by the exons ATGGCAGCGATGGCTGCATTTCAGAGTTCCatggcttctctctctctttcacccAGTTCCTTCTTAGGCCAACGATTCCCGCCCTCTCTCTATGCTGTACCG GTCATGTCGGTTAAGAAGCCATGTCTCATTGTAATGAAG CTTAAGAGATGGGAGAGGAAGGAATGTAAACCGAACAGCCTCCCAGTGCTCCACAAAATGCATGTTAAGGTGGGTGATACAGTGAAAATTATCGCTGGACGTGATAAGGGAAAAACTGGAGAGATTACTGGGATTTTCAGGCATAACAGCACTGTGatagtaaaagaaataaatctGAAGACAAAGCACGTGAAGAGCAGACAAGAGGGTGAGACAGGGCAGATTATCAAG ATTGAAGCACCCATTCATAGCTCAAATGTGATGCTTTACTCCAAAGAACAGAACGTAGCAAGCAGAGTGGGTCATAAAATTCTTGAGGGTGGAACTCGAGTTCGTTACCTCTTGAAAACTGGGGAAATTATTGACAGTGCAGAAAACTGGAAAAGATCAACAAAAATTAGTGAGGAAGCTGAAAAGGTGGCTTCATAG